Genomic window (Nilaparvata lugens isolate BPH chromosome 7, ASM1435652v1, whole genome shotgun sequence):
GGTCTCTTATCAAGAGCAATCAATGACTCCgttgaaaacattttcattcatttcaagtaTTGAAGAAAGCTTCTATTACCTGAAATCGATACATTATTTGAATCCTAGAAGTGCTTAGTGCTTGCTCTTACGCAATGTAAAAGcgattcaataaaataaaaaagtgcAACATCTGTAATAGAACCCGAGAACATGTGTGAACAGTGATCTGGAACGCTCACAATTTATTGGTCTAACAACAAGTGATAatataaatcataatatcaCGTGTTATATATTACATGAATATAATATCTATGTAACTAGGTTCGCAGTCGTTTCCAAATAGGCTACAGGttctatattcattttaatatatcaatttattgatgaaatttcacacattcattgaaatgattgaCGGAGGAACAACAGTCATTGTCCAAAGCTGTGACTCTCCCGAATTTGGTACTCATACTGGTCCAATAAGTTCAATTTATGAGTTGATAAGTACTGTATCCTAGACTAGATTATAGATAATCAGATTATTGTAGCCTATTATAGTctacagtaataattatattgattatatatttgTGGGATGGCTGTTCAAAGtgaaaattgatgagaaaaGGAGAGCttgttgaaatattgaatgaaaattagtTCAGTGAATGCctgaaaaaaaaatccagaaagtttatttattctataaataaacACTCATAAGgctttaatcataatcatacTATGCagattcaaattcttcaagtaCGACTTTTAATATTATGCCTGTAATATAACTCAATGAAGTTcttgaacaataattgaattatttgctGATCAACTATTCAGTGATTGAAAAGTCTCGGAGAGTGTTATGTGGATTGCGGAAGTATTTAGTCTTTAGTGTATTTAATTCATCGTCCTTTCATTGTGGCACACCAATTGAATTCTTTCCAATCAGTTCCTATGTTTAGGATTTTCCTTCAATGCCACTGCGATATTTCAAATGTCATGGATAAAAAATACAACCGGTATTtcttcagattggaatattacTACTGGTTTTTGCACTCATGCTTTATTCGCTTGATGGTGAGAAACATAGAGCATCCAAATACATTGAATCTAAATGAatgtaaattttatgaaaactaaaaaacttaaccatattttaaaagagaattacttttgtttgtaatttgtaattccTGTTTGTAATTAAGTAAGCACGATTCAAAACGAGTGCATTCTAGTGATCATCATTAACTCTTTCaactaattgttttttttcatttatccaTGTTTTTAGTGAACGTTTTCATAATCTTGTATGTATTTTCAGGCGTTAACTGCAGGGCAGGGCCAAAATCCAGCTAGGCAGGCAGCTGTTGATGCTGGAATCCCATTTTCTGTTCCTTCTCATCTCATAAATATGCTCTGTGGTTCTGGAATGAAGTGAGTATACTTACTCTATATTTACAGATAACTTATCAATTTCTTAACTCTCGTTCCAATGCCATCAAAATTATGGAAATACTTTAGTGGAAATATTCCAGTAAAGTTTGGCTTGATCTGCATAGTATAATTTTAATAAGAGCCCCGTGATTCTGTGAGGAGGATTTTAGGACTTTTCATACACTATTTTGTTGTTttaagctggattcgcacacaacagtgacagtgaacagtgaaaataacATTCCCATGAGTTGTTTCTACTGTACTATTCCCATTCAGTGAGTATGAACTTAtcggaattatattttcactgttcactgttgtgtgcgaatGCAGCTCAAAACACCGACATGCagtaatataaattattcattattcactaAATAAACATTTTAGTTTACTTACTGGAGTACTTTTGGATGTCAGGCACCCATTTTCAATAGTGGCGATCGGTCGGCTGGATGTCCTCTTGGTTAGGAAACCATCATCTTTAATTCTGCTAGACATGTTCATGAGATTGTATGATATGATATTTGTTTATGAAGTCTAAATATAATTCTATCTTGTAAGTCGATCATGTTCTGTTCATTTGAAAAAAGCCAGTTTCTGTTAAATCACTCTTGTTTATGTAAAATATCATTTGTTCTCATGGCAGGGAAATGTTTGTTCACACATTGTCAGATAAATGCTTCAACACTCTCATAAGAATAGTTGGCATTCTTTTCTGCCCAGCCTATCATAGACTTATTGAAAACTAGGTCTTTAGCACCTAGATAACAGCCACCTTGTACATTTCAGAAGAGTAGATTTTTCAAGGCTAAatacttgcatgtagctgcaaCACCTGGAAGAAGAGTTCCTAGGAATTTAGTTATAGATAGGAATGAAAAAGAGGAGGTAGCATCATTCAAGTATCTCGGGGCAACACTGAATAAGAAAAACGAAATGAGTGAGACCATCTGTGAAAGGATCCAAGCTGGAAATAGAGCATTTTACGCGAATGCAAGCCTATTCAGGAGCCGTCTGATTAGCAGAGAGGCGAAAGTAAAATTATACCTCAGCTTAGTACGCCCTGTAGTGACCTATGGCTCGGAGACATGGACAATGACAGagaaagatgaaaacaaattccatGTCCTAGAAAGAAGAGTACTCCAAAAAAATATGGCTCAGGGTACGACAGGGTTAGAATGGCGAATCCGTTCCAAGAAGGAATTGGAAGACCTGAGGGAAGGACATATGCATGGTTCGATTTATAAATGCTCAAAGAATCAGGTGGTTGGGTCATGTGGAAAGGATGACTGCGGGCAGAATTCCTAAAATTGTGATTCGGGAAAGGCTTTACAATAGGAGACACAGGAAAAGATGGCTGGATGAGGTGCTGAATGATGTGAGGAGTTTGGGAGTGAGGGGATGGAGAAGCATAGTCAACGATAGAGATGCGTGGAGGTTAATAGTTGCGGAGGCCAAGGCTCACCATGGGCTGTAGCGCCATAcaagaataacatttttcaaggATATATTTTTGGATAGATTAGTTGAAATCAAGTCTTTAGGGCTGTTACCGTAGTACCTTATACcctcttcatccattacccacacttgTGGGATCAATGGCGTCATGTCACAATAAAAGTAAAATAACAAAAACACTAATTTATCAAGATAACTCACACTTAGTTAACATCTAAGGCATTGCTCTTTGACTTAATGGCAAATTAGCCATATAGGATTTGAGACAGGTCGTCGTTTAAAACTTCCTGGACATCATAATCAGCCCTGGTTCTCAAAACTGGTTACAACCCTCTAGAACTCGCTGAGATCCAACTGCTTCAGTCCTGCAGGCAGCCTGTTGAAGTAGCCTAGTGCTGCTCTCCTATAGCATACCCGCGATATCGGCAGTCGCACCCTGGGGATGTCAAACAGCTCTTGATGTCTAGTGTTGTAGTGATGTACATTTCAAAAGAGTAGACTTTTCtaagtttttttttcactttttgtgtagttgagaagttgatattgtggtaattattcatattgaatgaaaaagactaagaaattgtcaaaaaaccactgattttttgataattagaaagaccggtttcggttataaaaaaataaccgaaaccggtctttctaataatcaataaatcagtggttttttgacaatttcttagtctttttcattcaatatttatttattttgtggaCAGATCGATAGTGTCAGGATGTCAGTCAATCAAGACGGGGGATGCGGACATAGTGGTGTGTGGCGGCCAGGAGTCGATGAGTCAGGCGCCACACATTGTGCAGATGCGGTCAGGTCTCAAAATGGGCAACACCGAAATTGTCGACACCATGCTCCGGGATGGCCTGACAGACGCCTTCACCAACATCCATATGGGAATCACAGGTTCGTTACTAACTCACATTAAACTtactgttttaatgttttacaCAAGTAAATGAAGTCTATTATTCAGGTAGATAAACAATTTTGttcacttactgactggagcTGCCGTTCGAAAGCACTCTAGTCAGTAAGAAGAGAAGATTGTTTATCAACTTGACTGCATGTCGTTGTATAAAACATTTTAacagtgtgttaatacatcgcagttcggaatggatcaagataCCATTAATTATCTCGAATTGAACTGTGCAAGAATGCTTGCTGAATGAAGTCTTACCTAAATTATTGTAGaagtaattttttcaaatattggaaatttttaGATTCATTTCACACATTTTTGCAGTGTAGTATCTTTGTGTCTTTTGTAGTATCTAGATACATATCACAAGAATGAGATATAATCAATTTACTGATGACtgctgaaaaaaaaaacaattttttcaagaattattcgaaaaagaaaatattaCAAAGGGAAAATGGAAACCTAATGAACACGAGGGAGAATAAATTACTGATGAAGATCTGTTATGTAAGAGagtcatatttttccaaaaatacagATAATCCTGTATCCAGTGGGAAATGTTGCTGGCTCCTCTAATAATAAGCTaaggtttataatatttcaggAAATAACCTCATatcttttgaataaaaattaatccttACTAGGAACTTGATTCAACTAATCCTAAGagtcaatattataaaattattctgCAACACTTTAGGCttgtttttctttcttcaatattgtattaattgaattaaatggATGAGTAGGTGAAACTGCAGATTTGGAGTAGCATTCAATTGCGGAGAGCCTCCTATCATTGTTTATAGTGTAggtaaatatataatattgcatgtattgtttcaataaaataatgactAGCACTGGAATAtgtattgatgttgtggaacttcttcataatgaagatgaagataaaTATGTTGGTTTCAACGCGAAACTGCAGTCCTGCCATTAATATAAAACTGAAGTTGACAAactgtgtttttttcaaatagcagttattcaattatttcttcatttttttcagcTGAGAATGTTGCCAAGAAATATGAAATTAGCAGGGAAGAACAGGACAAGTATGCTGAAGAATCTCATATAAAGACAGTGTCTGCACAGGCATATGGCAGCTTTAAGAAGGAGCTAGTACCGATCACTGTAATTTGCAGAGGGGAGAAAAAGTCAATATCACAAGACGAATTTCCCAAACCAAACACGAATTTTGAATCACTCCAGAAACTAAAACCAGTTTTCATCAAGGTGAgttgatttattataaaatatgtatagtatttaattctatttatttttttacggatttaatttaattaaatttttttattcccaacaattaaattgatttttacttATTGGACTTTACACTGACTCAACCCTTATTACTATTCTAAACAGTCCTCCTCTCCTTATTCGATATGGTTTATTGCCAGGTTCTCAGTGGTTGAGGATAGAGAAAATGTGCTgaattatatatacacagtaTGTAATGGgataaataaaacatttattctcCATTACAAATACAAGCACCATTTTGAACCATTAGTGTAAACATTCTAATCTAGCCTTCCTCTTTAAGATTGAATAACTGTGTAAATTTCAGTtcgaattttcaatttataatatcatactAAAGTATCTGGAATCAGACATACAAAGATAAGTACTCGTTAAATACTTTAATTGTATTGTTATCGAAGTAAAAATACTGTTATCTGTTGCGACAAGTgtatacaatttacaataactATTAAACATCATAACAAAAAATGCTCTGAACACAGCTCtgtaaattttacaaaaatcatatttattatcaaatttgtttaatcttttttgaaacaacctgtaaaaattcaaaaactgaATAGTATGCCTCATCAAACACAAATATTGAAACtttatactttattattattcaccaCAATCTAATTACGTGCATATATTAACTGCATCCTGTACCTCCTATATATAGGAAGTCCTTTTGCAACACTTATGCCCAGTTTCACTAAGCTTGGTCAAGAAATTTGAACATGCTCAAATCGCTTAAGAATCACAACAAGTGCAATGAACATATTATTTCTATGGCGATAGCTTCTATTGATATTTTCGGTGCACTCTTATAAAGCGAACACGGTTTGGCCATGTTCAAaaaatgtcttgaccgagcttggtgaaaccgggcatcAATCTTGGAATGCAGCTGCTCCACAATGTTTCCACCCTATATGTGACTTACAATATCGCAGATGATTTTGTGATGATTTTGTTGGTGTATATTCTGTATAGGCCCTACAGTTATATTTGTTATATTGTACTAGTTATGAAACAAATGAATCGATTGTTTATAGATTTAGGAGAAAATCGGTTTCGGGGTAATCCTGTTgatcctctcccaatcattgacTTGATTTGAGAGACCTTGAAGATGGGGCGGCCATGGTGATGCTAATTAGTGGGGTTTCGCCAGGGTGCGCTTTTGTACGTATACTACTGTATGACTGTAGTCaggaaaataatgaatgaatgaatttaatcaattacTTGCTTAATGGATGGATTGTTTAATGAATGATTtgttaaatgaatgaattgttcaatgaaTGACTTGTTTAGGGTGGTGGAGGCACAGTGACGGCAGGCAACGCATCAGGCCTTAACGACGGAGCAGCGATGGTTGTGCTGATGAGTGCAGGAGTGGCGAGGGCGCGCTGTCTCAAGCCTCTGGCTCGCGTCGTCGCCTACGCTCAGGTCGGCTGCGACCCACAGTACATGGGCATCGGTCCTGTCCAGGCTGTCAACTCTGTTGTAtgtattctattccattcaattcatttatttcttatCC
Coding sequences:
- the LOC111059604 gene encoding acetyl-CoA acetyltransferase, cytosolic isoform X2 produces the protein MRDSEVYIVSAVRTPIGNFCGGLSTLKASEMGCVAIREALDRAKVKPEEVSEVIIGQALTAGQGQNPARQAAVDAGIPFSVPSHLINMLCGSGMKSIVSGCQSIKTGDADIVVCGGQESMSQAPHIVQMRSGLKMGNTEIVDTMLRDGLTDAFTNIHMGITAENVAKKYEISREEQDKYAEESHIKTVSAQAYGSFKKELVPITVICRGEKKSISQDEFPKPNTNFESLQKLKPVFIKGGGGTVTAGNASGLNDGAAMVVLMSAGVARARCLKPLARVVAYAQVGCDPQYMGIGPVQAVNSVLYKAGWQKEEVDLFELNEAFAAQALAVIKELGIDRSKVNIHGGAISIGHPIGCSGTRILVTLLYALEKTGGKKGVASLCIGGGMGIAIAVQRD
- the LOC111059604 gene encoding acetyl-CoA acetyltransferase, cytosolic isoform X1, with amino-acid sequence MRDSEVYIVSAVRTPIGNFCGGLSTLKASEMGCVAIREALDRAKVKPEEVSEVIIGQALTAGQGQNPARQAAVDAGIPFSVPSHLINMLCGSGMKSIVSGCQSIKTGDADIVVCGGQESMSQAPHIVQMRSGLKMGNTEIVDTMLRDGLTDAFTNIHMGITAENVAKKYEISREEQDKYAEESHIKTVSAQAYGSFKKELVPITVICRGEKKSISQDEFPKPNTNFESLQKLKPVFIKGGGGTVTAGNASGLNDGAAMVVLMSAGVARARCLKPLARVVAYAQVGCDPQYMGIGPVQAVNSVLYKAGWQKEEVDLFELNEAFAAQALAVIKELGIDRSKVNIHGGAISIGHPIGCSGQ